From a single Pseudophryne corroboree isolate aPseCor3 chromosome 6, aPseCor3.hap2, whole genome shotgun sequence genomic region:
- the LOC134935611 gene encoding protein S100-A1-like isoform X1: MILYHTAELQPLLPIYSPEMPTQLESAIQRVISTFHQFASGRDGEDKLNRGELKKLLRYQLGDSIKTVTDASYVNQIMKDLDENKDGLVDFREFVTLVANLLVAFNNARQPRA, encoded by the exons ATG ATATTATACCACACCGCTGAGCTCCAGCCACTGTTACCCATCTACAGCCCAGAGATGCCTACACAGTTGGAAAGCGCCATACAGCGAGTGATATCCACCTTCCACCAGTTCGCCTCAGGGAGAGATGGGGAGGACAAGCTGAACAGGGGGGAGCTGAAGAAACTACTAAGGTACCAGCTGGGGGACTCTATAAAG ACCGTGACAGATGCATCATATGTGAACCAGATCATGAAAGACCTGGATGAGAACAAAGATGGACTGGTGGATTTCCGGGAGTTTGTAACGCTGGTGGCCAATTTGCTTGTGGCTTTCAACAATGCTAGGCAGCCACGGGCCTGA
- the LOC134935611 gene encoding protein S100-A1-like isoform X2, protein MPTQLESAIQRVISTFHQFASGRDGEDKLNRGELKKLLRYQLGDSIKTVTDASYVNQIMKDLDENKDGLVDFREFVTLVANLLVAFNNARQPRA, encoded by the exons ATGCCTACACAGTTGGAAAGCGCCATACAGCGAGTGATATCCACCTTCCACCAGTTCGCCTCAGGGAGAGATGGGGAGGACAAGCTGAACAGGGGGGAGCTGAAGAAACTACTAAGGTACCAGCTGGGGGACTCTATAAAG ACCGTGACAGATGCATCATATGTGAACCAGATCATGAAAGACCTGGATGAGAACAAAGATGGACTGGTGGATTTCCGGGAGTTTGTAACGCTGGTGGCCAATTTGCTTGTGGCTTTCAACAATGCTAGGCAGCCACGGGCCTGA